Part of the Panicum virgatum strain AP13 chromosome 4N, P.virgatum_v5, whole genome shotgun sequence genome is shown below.
CCCACCTAAGCGCCCACTGTTGGTATTTTTGAGCGTTACGAAagaatccgcaagtgcacggataccattgtagctttcatCCACGAGTATTTCAGGGTAtcatatccactgaggaacatgagtacactatctaatGTTCAGGATCATCTAAGGATACAACACTAGTAGGGTCAAGGATAGAGAATTCCTCAGGTTCAGAATTTAAGAAAAGAAAATCCTAGCTTAACTGTTTACTTTGGGCTATCAGGTTCGCCTGGATAAAACTAGAAGCTTTGATAACAAGGCTAGTATCATGCACTGGAACATGAAAGATTACGATGGCACAAAacagagctgtcaccacctgcagactacctctacaaaccgtgagaTGCTACAACAATCGAAGGGTAAAGTCTAGCTTAAGCACCAAACCTACACTGTCTTTTACTAACTCTAGTCTCGGCCAAGAACATCCATATTTGTCCGAAGTCTTAGACTAAAGGTATCCAATACTAGAAACTAGTACTAAACTTAaattaaatttctaaaacaTTAAAAGGATCACAAATACTTTGATTGATAAGCATCTGTCAAGGTACAAGTGAGAGAAGAGTGCCGAGAAACCCGGCAcctccccgactcctcctcactctttCCCTATTTTCCTACACTCCTAGCCAGCCTAAATCCCTAGAAAGAGTTTTCAAGCTCCAAGATGAAGAAGAGAGGAATGTGTtctacaccccccccccccctctcatatttatagaagGGAGCCATGAGATCTTCTGCCGAGTTGCTGCAGTTAAGCCTACTCGAACTGACATTAGCAGCCAATGGGGAAGCGACACGTGCAACAGGTAAGGCGGTGGTGCCTTGTGCCGGTCGGCCGAGCTCCTGTGGGCCCCAACCGTCCCCAACCTCAGCTAGGGGGCTgcaaatttggtcaaaattcaCCTGTACACAATTTCAAACCAGCATCTGTGAAATTCGTTAATATTTAAtcctatgctagcatttatttCTTTATATTCATGGTTTTTGCATGGAATTTGATGGTCAAAATAGACCATCAACACCCGCAACAGTCCGCTGTGATCCCACTAATCCCATGATACCGATGCTGCAAGCGCCGTCCTTCAACATAGGCACTGGCTGTTGCCAAGCAACGCTAGCTGCCGTGATCCACTGCAAACAGCCACAACCGACAAACATGCAACAACCTCCGGCCGCTACCTAACCACGAACATCTCCCCATGGGCTCAGCAATAACCATCCAGCTTGCCATGCGACGAACTTGCTGTCGCCGATTGTTATTGTCCATGACCGAAGGACCAGCAATGCTAAAGCCGAGTTGGACACTAAAAGTCCTGTTGTTGCTCGTCCAAGAACTGGACAGGATTTTCACCTAAAGAACCCGTACAATAAAGTTGTATCCCTAACATGACGGCCCCAACGAGGATAATGATGGACTAGGGCGCCGACGTCATATCCACTAGGAAGAACGCCGGCAAGGGCTTTTGCCCAGATCATTTCAACCCCCCTGCACGCACGCGGCTCGGCACTCCTGGGCCACAGCCAAGACAAAGCCGACACCGCGCCTCCACTCGCCACGCCGCGTACCACCACCGCCGCTACGCACGCCGCGCACGGCCACCTGCCCACGGCGCACTCTGCCACCTCAAGGGCCGCTCCTTCTCCATCACATCCTTGCGCGCTAAGCCACTGACGCCGAGCAGCGAGGCTGCCGCGCCCGTGCGCCGCTGCCCTCTGCCTCGTCGTTGATGGCCACGCTGCTGATGCCGCCATCGCCCCGATGCCGCCCAATAGcagagctcctcctcctccacctcacgACCCATGCtgaggccaccgccgccgcaccgttATCTACCGCCACACCTCATGCCGCCCCACAGCAGAGCGGGCGCGAAACAGCAGGACCTCTCCAGGGCCTCCGTGATCCATGCCTAGGCCGCCACTGCGATGCACCTCCGCACCTCACCAACCCATCGCGCCGCCCGATGCTCCGCGACATGCCGGAGAGGCCGGGGGCAGCAGAGCCAGTGGTGCAAAGACCGTATCCACCCGCAGGGCTAGATCCGCGCCGACGAAGCTCCAGCATGCCTCCTAGCCATGGGCCCCTTGCTCTGTTCCGCCCTGGCGCCCGAGCACCCCACAGCACGATACGCCCAGCCGTCGCCTTCCTTGCTGGCCGCCAGGCTTCCGGAGACCTACTTGGGCAatagcgagggagggagggaggcgttGGGGGCTAGAGACGGCGGCACGAGGGAGCCTCCCCGATTGCCTTGCGGGAGCGACGCGGAGGGCTAGCTTGTATGGTGTTGCAAAACGTCTCTTGAACAATCCAATAGACCTTTGAGATTTCACACAATGATGTTAGTTTTGGAGGTACTTCTGCTTAGTTTTAGTTTTATTGTACGAGTGCCTGAGTTTTAGTTTCACGTAGTATAAATATGATAAAATATGATATTCATCCAATCATCCACATCCTATTATGTATGTACTGTTTATTATGTTTAATTGCATCTTACTTGCGCCACAGCTATCTAGCACCCTAACGAAAAAAGAATCTGTTGCCGCAAAAAACAGACGGTGATCTTCACGCCACGAGACACCTTAAGATGTCGAGGTTCGTGGCATGTCAATCAATTTGACATGTAATtgataagaaaaaaatatattaataaaCAAAAAGAATGCAGTGGCTAGGATTCCGAAGAATTCCGATGTGGTATCGACCTTTAATAAGTCTGATACAAAAGAAAATCATCAGCTAAATTTCCGAATCTTAAcaataattaattttgaagCATGTTTTAGGATTCATCAGCTAAAATAGCCGATCCAAATGAGTAGCTCTAAAACAGAGCTTCCCTACAAGCCTAAATTCAATACATGCAAAAAAAACTTATATAAACAGAGCAAGGTCACAACAGCTCAACATAACTAAAGTACTGCTGATTtgcggcgtcgacggcggcggcggcacctcgCGCCTGCTTGACCCTGCGCCCCTCACTCCCTCCACGAGCTCTCTGCCCCGCTGCCGCGCACTCCCTTTTACAAGAGGAGGCGGCTTATCCGGCACCATCTCGGCCGGATCTGGACGCGgtgaccggcgccggcgcttcTCTGATGGAGCCACTTTTCTGATGTCATGGGCCACCTCGGCGCGGCGGTGCGCATCCTAGTCGGGCACCTCGGCAGTCCTTCGCGCATGCCATGATTTTTGCTGCTTGTGCGAAGATTGAAGACGGTGGGTCAACGGCGATGGCCGCCATTCCTCCGGTGGGACAGATCGGGGTCTTCCTTGTGCGTGACATATTTTCACGTCGCTGCCACACTCCGATCTTGTCCCCGAAGAATCTGGCCTGCAGATTCGTGCTCCTCGGTGGCAATTGCATCTGCCTGAGTTGGCCGAATCTTGGGTCAAGTAACTGAAGATCGTTTAAAGATGATTTGTCAGTTGCTGTTGTGATCTTCCCTTCACGTCATGAGGCAAGTGACAACAATTTTCACCTCTATGGGGTGTTGTCCCTGCTGTGCCGGATCTCCAGGTGAAAGCCTATCCCAACTGTGGATGGACATCGGTGGCGTGTTTAGCGTCGCATTCTCTCAGGAGCGATCGTCTTCGAGATCTTAGGTGATGATTTTACAACTTTCTTCTTTGGATTGGCCGGAGGTTGGGAAATCAAGACGGCGATGGTCATAATTCTTGGTTACCAACCCGTCATAGAAGACCCCCAGGTTGCCTCGTCGAGATGAAGCTCGTTCTGTCAAACAATACCACAAGATGTTGTGGTATGGCGGCGACTTCGAGTTGGAGTTCTCTGCGTCATTTAACTTGGATTGTGTGCTTGCTATTTTATTAGCAAATTGAATGAGCACTATGCCATGACGGTGAAGAGTGAATTCAATTGACAGTGTGGCTGTAGGCGTTCTTTAGTACTGATCTTCATGTActaaagtttttctttttttctttagtTTTGTGTAATAATTGGGTTGTGTATGTCTATGGACGTAGAGGCCAGACGTTTCATCCTTTATCTAAAACTAGTGGTTATGCACGTGCCCAGGCACGTGTTTATTTAGTGGTTTTGCATGTTTTCAGTCACATATTTAATACTAATTCTATATCAACTCTACGGAGCTACATAATATACTCCATGGTGTAAGAGTTTCACCAAGTAGACAAATCAAGAATATATAAACTTGTTTACAGACATGGTTGTCACTAATTAGATTTTATACACTTGGCCAAAAAGGGAGAGGATTACATACAAATGTTTCCCACTTTGGCAACGTAAGAATCATTTTCAGGAATGAAATGACGCGTCGCTGCTTCAGAAATGAAGTGGAAGCTCTTGATCAGCCTTGGTTATTTTCAGTTTCAGGTTTGGACGACCCTGACCTGCCATAGAATACCTTCGCAATGAATCCATCAGCAGGTGTGCCTACATATGACCGCACTCGGCCCTTTTGTCCTTTGTTGAGCCAGCAACCTGCTAGATCGTGCAGTGTCATTCCTGGGCTTACTGGCTTGCCACCGCACAATATATCCACCTGCAAGAACAGACACCTCTGTTGGTACCAGATGAACCTGGAACAAAATGGCCGCTGTCGCGGTCCCACAACTATATCATCAACCAACGCCAAATGGTAACAAAGTTTATCAAAACATGCTCAAATGGCATTCTTAAAAAAACTGCTCAAATGAcattcttgaaaaaaaaaacatgatcaAAAGCATTCAGTTATGCAAAGTTTGGGGGCTATTGCACTTATGGAAGCTATGTACTGCACACAGCTTTGCTActtttttttgtgaaacacaGCTTTGCTACTTGTTATCAGCTGTATTGAACAAGGAACAAAAGAGAATTGGATGGAATGATGGTGCCAGGAACCGGGTTTGGGTGGTCTTATTATTTGCTTTCGTAGATGTTTCTCACCGCAAACAGAATGACAAGAAACTCATCAAACTGGAACCAGCTTCAAGGAAGCAATATTTGAAAATGAGAGGTTGAGTTTTTCCAGGATAATACAGATATCAATATATCATAATGAAACGATATACATTGTTTTTTCAAACATAAGTAACTGGACCTTATGAGACGTAACTAATTGATTATCACAGGGAGAAATAAAGACAAACCTCAGCTTCACTTGAAAGATTAAGTTTCTGCATGAGGTACTTCTGTATGAAGGACGCAAGGAAGTCTACATCCCTAggacagagtaataagagcatcTCAAGTTAGTGCAGAAAAGCATATAACATTTTGAGAAAGAGCGCGAGGGGATAACTCACTTGATCCTCAAAAAATTTGATACTACCTGTGGTAGAGGAGGCTGATCTTTCCTGAAAATGATTGTAAACCCAATAGCATGATTTCTTATgctcctttttttaaaaaaacaataaaTGAAAAGACAAGTCTAGTTTCTTACTGGTCAAAAGCAGCAACAAGGTTGAACCATAATGCTCGCAACTTTCTCTTCTTGTTAGGCAGCTTTGGCTTGATGTTTTTCTGTTTTCCCGTTAAAATCAACAGTTTCTTGCTTCCTGTTCTCTTCTCCAGATTTCCACGTcttgtaaactgcctcttagtCTTTGATTGACTGATAGGAGTTTCATCAACTGGATCATCAGATTTATTTTCTGTCATCTTTGCATCTTCTGATTTGGATCTAAGAGACCTTTTATTTTTAGCAGCTATAAATTGAGAACCTAAAGGTCTCCATCCCCCAACTTTCTTTGTGATATTACCACCGGAACACCTAGTGCTGCAGCGACGCCGTGGTgagtgtaaggaacatggcaccattcatgtcatttcaagtgattttggtgatcgaatgacaacacaacacttggactaatataattgttaagatgaccattctcaggcttttaggtttaagtgatgacaaagagaaagaaaagataggcgtagcaaggcccgaagggccgcccctacgggggttccgctatgttccagagacctacgcgggtctcagggcagcgccctgaaagctctttgGTCTGaagcaccggaagaactgacgcatgaagcatcggtgcatccgatggttgtcggaagaactgACGCCATGGTAGAagggaatcaaagccaagtcagcttatgggCACCGGATGAATCGACGGggcaaaaaggggcatcggtgcattgggcgtcctatgttccagagatgatgtcaagagcccaggagaagattcttcagcactggttcaaccgacggtgcatcggagtattgcgtcggtgcaatgacgtcagcgcccaggagaagattcttaagcaccggatgaacaggtgatgcatcggtacaaagcttcggttcaaccggtgatcactgcgtcagctgtcaggagttcaacggctacttcaggatatgagtgaccggaagaaccgatgttaCCTCagtcagaggcatcggttcttccagtgatacgcagattttctgctgaccgttggagcaacggctacaagacttggtggcctatatatatgcctcaccccggccatttgaagctttgctggagttgctggacatcccacacacacccaagaacacctccaagccatacaaaagcatcaagatcatatccttagcccttagcacactttgagagtgttgtgtaaaggttagctcttagtgagtgtgattgcaaggccttgagcctttgtgctgtggttctctagtgaaccaaaacaagagcttggtgcgccggcaccttggagcgtgaagctcgccggcaacgttatcgaccctccgacttggtgtggagtggcgacgacatctttgtgcgggggacgtggagacccccatcctttgtggagaagctccttagtggaacccggggccaaggtgaccgtgattgtgttcacggaagagacttggtggccaagtagcaatactcttagtgagtgctacaacaacgtggatgtaggtgtgcctttgtggctaatcgaaccacgggataaacacccgcgtcaagagtttgctatctcctatcccgctcattaagcttccgcatgtcatactagcaatttgtatgcctttactttcatagagtagtttcttgaataggaaaggctataggttgctaaactcttttgggataggggtttcacactagaacaaccatagttgcacatctagatagcttgttttagtttaagttttgttcaaactagttggagacataggtctaagtttttagagtgcctaattcaccctctccccctcttaggctagagcacccgatcctttcaagtagtatcagagccgggactcacttgtcTCACAAACAtagccaattctattggcaaatttgtgtttaccggctcattagatcggtaggcttcaccgcctagtgagttagctcttttagGGGAAGGGGTGGATTCTCTA
Proteins encoded:
- the LOC120670644 gene encoding E3 ubiquitin protein ligase DRIP1-like isoform X1, with protein sequence MSYQPPDARFCLKFPMLYQESPLYQESPQNLLFRQRIIGWMAYGIASAVSSSSSPRRRCSTRCSGGNITKKVGGWRPLGSQFIAAKNKRSLRSKSEDAKMTENKSDDPVDETPISQSKTKRQFTRRGNLEKRTGSKKLLILTGKQKNIKPKLPNKKRKLRALWFNLVAAFDQKDQPPLPQVVSNFLRIKDVDFLASFIQKYLMQKLNLSSEAERPFCSRFIWYQQRCLFLQVDILCGGKPVSPGMTLHDLAGCWLNKGQKGRVRSYVGTPADGFIAKVFYGRSGSSKPETENNQG
- the LOC120670644 gene encoding E3 ubiquitin protein ligase DRIP1-like isoform X2 yields the protein MSYQPPDARFCLKFPMLYQESPLYQESPQNLLFRQRIIGWMAYGIASAVSSSSSPRRRCSTRCSGGNITKKVGGWRPLGSQFIAAKNKRSLRSKSEDAKMTENKSDDPVDETPISQSKTKRQFTRRGNLEKRTGSKKLLILTGKQKNIKPKLPNKKRKLRALWFNLVAAFDQKDQPPLPQVVSNFLRIKDVDFLASFIQKYLMQKLNLSSEAEVDILCGGKPVSPGMTLHDLAGCWLNKGQKGRVRSYVGTPADGFIAKVFYGRSGSSKPETENNQG